From a single Budorcas taxicolor isolate Tak-1 chromosome X, Takin1.1, whole genome shotgun sequence genomic region:
- the LOC128069367 gene encoding melanoma antigen preferentially expressed in tumors-like has translation MDQKITATLFELAAKSLLSSEPAVMHALEKIPRGLFLPLFSTAFLGGHKKILKAMVRVWPFHCLHLGSLKAQESYYDILEAMIDGLPIPPAQNSSSRGHKLKILDLRHNSKCKTTCSHVRLTFPFCLQSCKYSQHAVLNLENTQHRARCLGMGNSGSEVESAQGTMELLVDISLNNTLRTQQFLTFLCNKVEQSSGFLHLCCRDLRINRMSANKRILQILDLGCIDHLTMDQAYPNEIVTLFAGMTHLRSLSLSNTPFRSYKGRNFRFFLILLGQLENLQELRLSFFYLKDQLHKLLRVLPPHLDTLCLSFCGLSIRDVTSLSQSSQATQLRVLNLNNNDFFSEAYEPFQVLLEKVSGTMQHLEINNCMMTDSALLAIIPNLNQCVHLRVFNFAFNPITMPVLRSLLQHLTSLPRLRHVIYPIPVHCYQERNFHHSLNRQKLAEVQAQVKAMLHMLHQDHVQWATYS, from the exons ATGGACCAAAAGATCACAGCCACACTCTTCGAGCTTGCTGCAAAGAGTCTGCTGAGTAGTGAGCCTGCAGTGATGCATGCTCTGGAGAAAATCCCAAGAGGTCTCTTTCTTCCATTGTTCAGCACTGCCTTCTTGGGTGGGCATAAGAAGATCCTAAAAGCAATGGTGAGGGTCTGGCCTTTTCACTGTCTCCATCTTGGGTCACTGAAGGCACAGGAGTCATACTATGACATCTTGGAAGCCATGATTGATGGTCTGCCTATCCCCCCAGCCCAGAACTCTTCCTCTAG GGGCCACAAACTGAAGATCCTAGATTTAAGGCACAACTCAAAGTGTAAGACAACATGCTCTCATGTCAGGCTCACATTCCCTTTCTGTTTACAGTCATGCAAATACTCTCAGCACGCTGTCCTTAACTTAGAAAACACTCAGCATCGTGCCAGGTGCCTTGGGATGGGTAATTCCGGGTCTGAGGTTGAGTCAGCTCAGGGAACCATGGAATTACTAGTGGATATTTCCCTCAATAATACCTTGAGAACACAGCAGTTTCTCACTTTCCTCTGTAACAAAGTTGAGCAGAGCTCTGGGTTCTTGCACCTCTGCTGTAGAGATTTGCGAATCAATAGAATGTCTGCCAACAAACGTATCCTTCAGATTCTGGATCTGGGGTGCATTGATCATCTGACAATGGATCAGGCCTATCCGAATGAGATCGTCACCCTTTTTGCTGGAATGACCCACCTGCGCAGCCTTAGTTTGTCTAACACCCCCTTTAGGTCTTATAAGGGAAGGAATTTCAGGTTTTTTCTCATCCTGCTTGGGCAGCTGGAAAACCTCCAGGAGCTCAGGTTGTCTTTCTTCTACCTCAAAGATCAACTGCACAAACTGCTCAG agTCCTGCCACCTCATCTGGATAccctgtgtctctctttctgtggCCTTTCTATCAGAGATGTCACTTCCCTGTCCCAGAGCTCTCAGGCTACCCAGCTCAGGGTATTGAATCTCAATAACAATGATTTCTTTTCAGAAGCTTATGAACCCTTCCAGGTTCTGCTGGAGAAGGTCTCAGGCACCATGCAACATCTGGAGATAAATAATTGTATGATGACTGATTCTGCTCTCTTGGCCATCATCCCCAACCTGAACCAATGTGTCCACCTCCGTGTTTTTAACTTTGCCTTCAACCCCATTACGATGCCTGTGCTCAGAAGCCTTCTGCAGCACTTGACATCCTTGCCAAGGCTGAGGCATGTGATTTATCCTATTCCTGTCCATTGTTACCAGGAGAGGAATTTTCATCACAGCTTGAACCGACAGAAACTCGCCGAAGTTCAGGCCCAGGTCAAGGCGATGCTGCACATGTTACACCAGGATCACGTGCAATGGGCCACTTATTCTTAG